The proteins below are encoded in one region of Halorhodospira halochloris:
- a CDS encoding DUF3775 domain-containing protein, whose product MFEVNVDTVCFIINKCREFQAKDSVEIDAGPDGMGDDWASRMLSSYEDEVTVQEVRGAFESLEPAQQAEVVALMWVGRGDFDASEWVEARSEAKSAWTPPPRTADYVMSTPLAADYLEDGLGAFGFDCED is encoded by the coding sequence ATGTTTGAAGTTAATGTCGATACGGTCTGCTTTATCATCAACAAGTGCCGCGAGTTTCAGGCTAAAGATTCGGTGGAGATAGATGCTGGCCCTGATGGTATGGGTGACGACTGGGCTAGCCGGATGTTATCGAGCTACGAGGATGAGGTTACGGTACAGGAGGTCAGAGGGGCCTTTGAATCACTTGAGCCTGCTCAGCAAGCCGAAGTTGTAGCTTTGATGTGGGTCGGACGCGGCGATTTTGACGCCAGCGAATGGGTCGAAGCGCGTAGTGAGGCCAAATCGGCTTGGACTCCGCCGCCGCGCACCGCCGATTACGTCATGTCGACGCCACTGGCTGCCGATTACCTTGAAGATGGCCTCGGTGCCTTCGGGTTTGACTGTGAGGATTGA
- a CDS encoding alpha/beta hydrolase has protein sequence MATTPSLEYIEKTTKQSVDASVIWLHGLGADGSDFVPIVDELPLGGSPGVRFIFPHAPVRQVTVNGGMPMRAWYDIIGLGEGGIEEDTSGLAEALSHIVELIGGEKERGIPAERIVLAGFSQGAATALYAGLQLEQAPAGIIALSGWLPAATEIKPLSGLDDLPIFMAHGNQDPVVPLRLGLDSSRRLTDAGFRVDWHEYTLEHGVCMAEIEQVGKWLKSLLG, from the coding sequence ATGGCAACTACCCCTTCCTTAGAGTACATTGAAAAGACTACCAAACAGTCGGTTGATGCCAGTGTGATCTGGCTACACGGCCTTGGCGCCGATGGTAGCGACTTTGTACCTATAGTCGATGAGCTACCACTAGGCGGCTCGCCGGGGGTTCGATTTATCTTCCCGCATGCCCCGGTAAGACAGGTTACCGTTAACGGCGGCATGCCCATGCGCGCCTGGTATGACATCATCGGCTTAGGCGAAGGGGGTATCGAGGAGGATACGAGCGGCCTGGCAGAGGCATTATCACACATAGTAGAGCTGATCGGCGGGGAGAAAGAGCGCGGCATACCCGCAGAGCGCATCGTGCTTGCTGGATTTTCCCAAGGGGCAGCAACCGCCCTCTATGCTGGCCTGCAACTAGAACAAGCTCCGGCCGGAATAATTGCTCTTTCCGGCTGGCTGCCCGCCGCAACAGAAATAAAGCCACTTAGCGGCCTCGACGACCTACCCATATTCATGGCCCACGGCAATCAGGATCCCGTGGTGCCTCTCCGCCTTGGATTAGACAGCAGCCGCCGCTTGACAGATGCGGGATTCAGGGTCGACTGGCATGAGTACACCTTGGAGCACGGAGTTTGCATGGCCGAGATAGAGCAAGTCGGCAAATGGCTCAAGTCCCTGCTTGGATAA
- a CDS encoding metalloregulator ArsR/SmtB family transcription factor — translation MQLTPEQLFRLLSDPTRLRCIMLLQSEGSLCVCELTAALDIVQPKVSRHLATLRAAGLVVDERRGQWVHYRLPDNLPVWVQEILKATVHGHDDRTERERLAAMPARPFTIDRQSA, via the coding sequence ATGCAATTGACTCCCGAACAGCTATTTAGGTTACTCAGTGACCCCACCCGCCTGCGCTGTATCATGCTCCTGCAGAGCGAGGGCAGCTTGTGTGTCTGTGAGCTGACAGCCGCACTCGATATAGTCCAACCTAAGGTCTCCAGGCACTTGGCCACACTCCGTGCAGCAGGCCTGGTGGTCGACGAGCGGCGCGGCCAGTGGGTCCACTATCGGCTCCCGGATAATCTACCTGTTTGGGTTCAAGAGATTCTCAAAGCCACCGTCCACGGACATGACGATCGCACCGAACGCGAGCGACTCGCCGCGATGCCCGCGCGCCCGTTCACAATCGATCGCCAATCAGCGTAA
- a CDS encoding phasin family protein: MMNYDDMIKQMNSQWGNYLEPMRQINGKALEHWEKVTEYQIDMARRYTDAAVGHMREAASLQSPEQVQDYMRKGSEAIRETADALAKDTRTLTEMGQAMAQDMQKAMREHSGNLSAPFNTAAKGKQKAA, from the coding sequence ATGATGAACTACGATGACATGATCAAGCAGATGAACAGCCAGTGGGGCAACTACCTGGAACCGATGCGCCAAATCAACGGTAAGGCCCTGGAGCACTGGGAAAAGGTCACTGAGTATCAGATCGACATGGCCCGCCGCTACACCGACGCCGCGGTTGGTCACATGCGCGAGGCAGCAAGCCTACAATCACCGGAGCAGGTTCAGGACTACATGCGTAAGGGTAGCGAAGCGATCCGGGAAACTGCCGATGCCCTGGCCAAGGATACCCGTACGCTGACCGAGATGGGCCAAGCTATGGCTCAGGACATGCAAAAGGCGATGCGTGAGCACTCGGGAAACCTTTCTGCACCGTTCAACACCGCTGCAAAAGGCAAGCAAAAGGCTGCCTAA
- a CDS encoding cold-shock protein gives MSERQQGTVKWFDNAKGYGFISRDGGEDVFVHFRAIRGDGFRSLEEGQAVEFSVTRSAKGLQAEDVAAV, from the coding sequence ATGTCAGAGCGTCAACAAGGTACGGTAAAGTGGTTCGATAATGCTAAGGGCTACGGCTTCATCAGCCGTGATGGGGGTGAAGACGTATTCGTCCACTTCCGTGCCATCAGGGGTGATGGCTTTCGCTCCCTGGAAGAGGGACAGGCGGTAGAATTCAGTGTCACCCGCAGTGCCAAGGGCCTGCAGGCTGAAGATGTAGCTGCCGTTTAA
- a CDS encoding carboxypeptidase-like regulatory domain-containing protein: MLMISLSNKRPRGGAHSLQRSPAADPVPSHDRHHGRRPGQRSARTVAGGVAAVMAAAPGVVLAVVLSASGYGDSESDARAQALQALSENVAADVEGEIEVRTTMDPDETEEEMDQRIASRASGYFEGVEYSDPVERNGEVRVEAQLSAEALQQTLNQIVREADREIAALNDREIEELVDRTEFGIALAALAEGPQAREAEQIAEELEQARAEATQFLDFGQLTFDVSPEDAAIELEGEEIDNRQRQLLPPGTYRYEVSADGYRSEGESLRLSAHSEETVDLTLVPEVDQAQVQLTGAECCPEVAQRTLNEKGVEVSDAAAVELRYELDEDFLTEVAGEEYYTLRGEVEGRDEQGNVIASKEATVEQVSAAEVEQTSQQVVAALSRAIIAGEEGRELLSAAE, translated from the coding sequence ATGCTGATGATATCGTTATCCAATAAGCGCCCCCGCGGCGGGGCTCACTCTCTGCAGAGGAGCCCCGCAGCCGACCCGGTGCCGAGCCATGATAGGCATCATGGTCGCAGGCCTGGGCAACGCTCGGCACGTACTGTTGCCGGCGGGGTTGCGGCCGTGATGGCCGCAGCCCCGGGGGTGGTGCTGGCCGTCGTACTCAGCGCTAGCGGTTACGGCGACAGCGAGAGTGATGCACGCGCCCAAGCCCTGCAGGCACTCAGCGAGAATGTCGCCGCCGACGTTGAGGGCGAGATCGAGGTCCGCACCACCATGGACCCCGATGAGACCGAGGAGGAGATGGATCAGCGCATCGCCTCGCGCGCCTCAGGATACTTCGAGGGGGTAGAGTATTCGGATCCGGTCGAGCGCAACGGCGAGGTGCGCGTTGAGGCTCAGCTCTCAGCAGAGGCTTTACAGCAGACCCTCAACCAGATCGTCCGCGAAGCCGACCGGGAGATCGCCGCGCTCAATGATCGCGAGATCGAGGAGCTGGTCGATCGGACCGAGTTCGGCATCGCCCTGGCAGCCCTGGCTGAGGGCCCGCAGGCGAGAGAGGCCGAGCAGATCGCCGAGGAGTTGGAACAGGCTCGGGCCGAGGCGACCCAGTTCCTCGATTTCGGCCAGCTGACATTCGATGTCAGCCCCGAAGATGCCGCAATCGAGCTCGAGGGCGAAGAGATCGACAACCGCCAGCGCCAACTCCTGCCTCCCGGCACCTACCGCTACGAGGTCAGTGCCGATGGCTATCGTAGCGAGGGCGAGAGCCTGCGCTTGAGTGCCCACAGCGAGGAGACTGTGGATTTGACCCTGGTCCCGGAGGTCGATCAGGCGCAGGTCCAGCTCACCGGTGCCGAGTGCTGCCCCGAGGTAGCTCAGCGAACCCTCAATGAAAAGGGAGTCGAGGTCAGTGATGCCGCCGCAGTTGAGCTGCGTTACGAGCTAGACGAAGATTTCTTAACCGAGGTAGCCGGCGAAGAGTACTACACCCTACGCGGTGAGGTCGAAGGGCGAGATGAGCAGGGCAACGTCATCGCCTCGAAGGAGGCGACCGTCGAACAGGTCTCGGCAGCCGAAGTGGAGCAAACCTCGCAGCAGGTGGTAGCAGCCCTATCCCGGGCGATCATCGCCGGCGAGGAGGGGCGCGAGCTGCTCAGTGCCGCTGAGTAA
- a CDS encoding DUF6175 family protein, with translation MKSQNLFRIAASSAAMLGTVALIGCETAPEEPDTYVPTSRQGEEIEAVSAAEVTIRARGIGPDTSAARDDARRAAIYYALYSGTHPLLPDSDARSAFEEHEEEIFANATNYISDYSSPLSRHQDGDDQVVEKEVRVNTARLQEELVDRDVIDDPMEILAELGRPRIAVIPESEEDEDDARPAITMISEYLQERDFDVEVPRAGDEVDEIVSQAAALEGDVDPMYELALQAGSDVYITVSVDEESRDVGGSEVLSASVSATAYYTATGDQLGATTGHSPERDVSGHRAVIEEAANAVGNRVTRQIANSWADEVERGRPFKVVFSAAEADAGDISREMHRIFSDVCPESNRNAAGQTSFDYTLRCTEQNDAMDLLIDLETAYGGPGTIERNLDSGALLILSVGDIDDADDIVIQ, from the coding sequence ATGAAATCCCAAAACCTTTTCCGAATAGCCGCAAGTAGTGCCGCAATGCTCGGGACAGTCGCCCTGATTGGCTGTGAGACCGCGCCCGAGGAACCTGATACTTACGTCCCGACCTCACGTCAGGGCGAGGAAATTGAGGCGGTATCCGCCGCCGAGGTGACTATCCGCGCCCGCGGTATCGGTCCAGACACCTCAGCTGCCCGCGACGATGCACGCCGTGCGGCAATCTACTACGCCCTCTATAGCGGCACCCATCCGCTGCTGCCCGATAGCGATGCGCGCAGCGCCTTTGAGGAGCACGAGGAAGAGATCTTCGCTAATGCTACAAACTATATCAGTGACTACAGCTCGCCGCTTAGCCGGCACCAGGACGGCGATGATCAGGTAGTCGAGAAGGAGGTTCGGGTCAATACCGCGCGTCTCCAGGAAGAGCTAGTGGATCGGGATGTGATAGACGATCCGATGGAGATCCTCGCCGAGCTGGGCCGCCCCCGCATCGCCGTTATCCCGGAGAGTGAAGAAGACGAAGACGACGCCCGACCGGCTATCACCATGATCTCAGAGTACCTGCAGGAGCGCGACTTCGATGTTGAGGTGCCACGTGCCGGCGACGAGGTAGATGAGATTGTTAGTCAGGCTGCTGCGCTTGAGGGGGATGTCGACCCAATGTATGAGCTTGCCCTGCAGGCCGGCAGCGATGTCTACATAACCGTCTCGGTTGATGAAGAGAGCCGTGATGTTGGTGGCAGCGAGGTGCTCAGCGCCAGTGTCTCGGCAACCGCATATTACACAGCCACCGGCGATCAACTTGGGGCCACCACCGGCCATTCCCCGGAGCGTGATGTCTCTGGTCATCGGGCGGTGATTGAAGAGGCGGCCAATGCGGTGGGGAACCGAGTTACCCGGCAGATCGCCAACAGCTGGGCGGATGAGGTCGAGCGCGGCCGGCCATTCAAGGTCGTCTTTTCGGCCGCGGAGGCCGACGCCGGCGATATCAGCCGTGAGATGCACCGGATCTTCAGTGATGTCTGCCCCGAATCAAACCGCAACGCCGCCGGTCAGACCAGCTTCGACTATACCCTACGTTGTACTGAGCAAAACGACGCCATGGATCTGCTTATCGACCTTGAGACCGCTTATGGCGGTCCCGGCACCATTGAGCGGAATCTCGACAGCGGAGCACTGCTTATCCTCAGCGTAGGAGATATCGACGATGCTGATGATATCGTTATCCAATAA
- a CDS encoding TonB-dependent receptor, producing MQPWQRIGAIGAASVLLLGAPLYSSANEDVPISGDIEHSDRQAIFGISTLGLEETDYRFPVTYCPHEGDCRDVGTWRVSVSQSFADGVLMGNMGMIIPARYDQIILEGTDTRIETATEVHEIEDSWVPEFSFSAGQDFDTYIEQLQSHLNDNIAEPLAEIMESARQSRFEEMSRDEQTRFIEERAQELDIPATVLEELLNSAYTFGFYLPKIDSGQFRINQVQRTRPDGSTYYVYRTRLTAPLKTSVVVFDFDYEAQEFNVYNTFSAEPANLMEALAQRVSGTESVTTPSRPRQGDAQDVFDKVFEASFRDSVIALTTSLTEDRNFAVAAPTQAVRDGRMEIPVGNQENLRPGAPMMVTRVIDGEEENIGWGKIRTVGDTCLVLDEADRTASVAQIISDGGIDDFDQTREHPWTGVYGRYSAGMDGTELDIVDETGGSQPKYVGIGFQGSLAFIFNSEALYGMWANVDLDIGVVEDFDEGRVELDGGFAVRNRWGLEYRYHLRSPLYLMAGADLGIEYQSYESDTGDDWDVTNINLQPRAGIGYYFGPNWKLMAHAGYSQPIYTDVDIDGTTYSVDMEGGPHAMLSIAHHIGFAGPFASMTQDPSLRCQELRDERQLEELDDAEEGTARACTPQQRPAGEAFRTALQRGMHN from the coding sequence CGCTCCACTGTACTCATCAGCCAATGAAGATGTGCCGATATCCGGCGATATCGAACACAGCGATCGTCAAGCTATATTCGGCATATCGACACTCGGTCTGGAGGAGACCGATTACCGTTTTCCTGTTACCTACTGTCCCCACGAGGGTGACTGTAGAGATGTAGGCACCTGGCGTGTCAGCGTCTCACAGAGCTTCGCCGACGGGGTGCTGATGGGCAATATGGGCATGATTATCCCGGCCCGGTACGATCAAATCATCCTTGAAGGGACCGATACCCGCATCGAGACCGCTACCGAGGTTCACGAGATTGAGGACTCCTGGGTACCGGAATTTAGCTTCTCCGCCGGGCAAGACTTCGATACATATATCGAGCAGCTGCAAAGCCACCTCAACGACAATATAGCAGAGCCCCTAGCCGAGATTATGGAGTCTGCACGGCAGAGTCGATTTGAGGAGATGTCACGCGATGAGCAAACCCGGTTTATCGAGGAGCGGGCTCAGGAACTCGATATCCCTGCCACTGTCCTTGAAGAGCTGCTCAATTCTGCATACACCTTCGGCTTCTATTTGCCAAAGATCGACAGCGGTCAATTTCGCATCAACCAAGTGCAGCGCACCCGCCCCGATGGTAGCACTTACTACGTCTATCGCACTCGCCTGACGGCCCCGCTGAAGACCAGCGTGGTTGTATTCGATTTCGACTATGAGGCGCAGGAGTTCAATGTCTATAACACCTTTTCTGCTGAGCCAGCAAATCTCATGGAGGCATTGGCACAACGGGTTTCCGGCACCGAATCGGTAACCACCCCAAGCCGCCCCCGTCAGGGTGATGCCCAAGATGTCTTTGATAAGGTCTTTGAGGCATCCTTCCGTGATTCGGTGATAGCCCTCACCACCAGCCTCACCGAGGATCGCAACTTCGCCGTCGCCGCGCCTACCCAGGCGGTTAGGGATGGTCGCATGGAGATCCCTGTGGGCAACCAGGAAAACCTCCGCCCCGGCGCGCCAATGATGGTCACCCGAGTTATTGATGGTGAGGAGGAGAATATCGGTTGGGGCAAGATCCGCACGGTTGGCGACACCTGCCTAGTCCTCGATGAGGCCGACCGAACCGCCAGCGTCGCGCAGATCATCTCCGATGGCGGCATCGACGACTTCGATCAGACCCGCGAACATCCTTGGACGGGCGTCTACGGCCGGTATAGTGCTGGGATGGATGGAACCGAGCTCGACATCGTCGATGAAACAGGCGGCAGCCAACCCAAGTATGTTGGCATAGGTTTTCAAGGCTCCTTGGCGTTCATATTCAACAGTGAAGCACTATACGGCATGTGGGCCAATGTCGACTTGGATATCGGGGTTGTCGAGGACTTTGATGAAGGGAGGGTTGAGCTTGACGGAGGCTTCGCTGTCCGCAACCGCTGGGGGCTGGAGTACCGCTACCACCTGCGCAGCCCCCTCTATCTCATGGCTGGCGCCGACCTCGGCATAGAGTACCAAAGTTATGAGAGTGATACCGGTGATGATTGGGACGTAACTAACATAAACCTCCAGCCGCGGGCAGGTATAGGGTATTACTTCGGTCCCAATTGGAAGCTGATGGCCCACGCAGGCTACAGCCAACCGATCTACACCGACGTCGATATTGACGGAACGACTTATTCTGTAGACATGGAAGGCGGCCCCCACGCCATGCTCTCCATCGCCCACCACATCGGCTTCGCCGGGCCTTTCGCTAGCATGACGCAGGACCCCTCGTTACGCTGTCAGGAACTGCGTGATGAACGGCAGCTTGAGGAGTTGGATGATGCCGAGGAAGGGACGGCACGGGCCTGCACCCCACAGCAACGTCCGGCAGGCGAGGCCTTCCGTACCGCTCTACAAAGGGGTATGCACAATTAA